The following are encoded together in the Citrus sinensis cultivar Valencia sweet orange chromosome 1, DVS_A1.0, whole genome shotgun sequence genome:
- the LOC102620866 gene encoding uncharacterized protein LOC102620866, whose product MFEKLWDHLHFEAALLFTWHLEEDLLTAPASCWHGLQIAFIEMHLGLDLAQKSHANKKLDPQTTLLKESCRSGGMLEKEMLPKLLRSPPPLLEMDMVRMMKMKNRKAELVHLKRKD is encoded by the exons AGGCAGCACTCCTCTTCACTTGGCACCTAGAGGAGGATCTATTGACTGCACCCGCAAGCTGCTGGCATGGGTTGCAGATCGCCTTCATAGAGATGCATCTGG GCTTGGACTTGGCACAAAAGTCTCATGCCAATAAAAAATTGGACCCTCAAACGACCCTGTTGAAAGAAAGTTGCAGATCAGGTGGAATgttggaaaaagaaatgctgCCAAAATTGCTGAGGAGTCCACCCCCTCTACTAGAGATGGACATGGTGagaatgatgaagatgaagaatcGGAAAGCAGAACTAGtacatttgaaaagaaaagactaG